Proteins from a genomic interval of Desulfovibrio aminophilus DSM 12254:
- a CDS encoding alginate O-acetyltransferase AlgX-related protein has product MRRALQHLGLAVAAVLLTLLGLEGLCRTTGMAPDLPKPIFRDGVMAYAPNQTGTYMVRDEIRASYRINAQGWNSGRADSLAPKTGTRVVVIGDSYVEALQVDADQSLAEDLERLSPGTEVLRCGLSGIPLSQYVHLARRETPAWSPDVLVILLVHNDFLESFIPPPGVHQQALLRLDVEDGRVLGERPIRPYVRPWYGLARESALWRYLRHRRQLGFQTLRDLILGKEPEIFQANMAPRAVAERLADVRAATDYLFGELDRASQAQGARLVLLMDGDRGAIEAGHPGTSDALILNRLSAELAARRGIPFLDLHPAFAADFADEHQPFAFPHDGHWNARGHAVAARALAAFLRDRGLIP; this is encoded by the coding sequence ATGCGCCGCGCCCTTCAACATCTCGGCCTCGCCGTGGCCGCCGTCCTCCTGACCCTGCTCGGCCTGGAGGGTCTCTGCCGCACCACCGGCATGGCCCCGGACCTGCCGAAGCCGATCTTCCGCGACGGGGTCATGGCCTACGCCCCGAACCAGACCGGAACATACATGGTGCGCGACGAAATCCGTGCCAGCTACCGGATCAACGCCCAGGGCTGGAACTCGGGGCGCGCGGACAGCCTCGCGCCGAAGACGGGAACCCGCGTCGTGGTGATCGGCGACTCATATGTCGAGGCCCTGCAGGTGGACGCGGACCAGAGCCTGGCCGAGGACCTGGAGCGGCTGTCGCCCGGAACCGAGGTCCTGCGCTGCGGGCTCTCCGGCATCCCCCTGTCGCAATACGTGCACCTGGCCCGCCGCGAGACCCCGGCCTGGTCCCCGGACGTGCTCGTGATCCTGCTCGTGCACAACGACTTCCTCGAATCCTTCATCCCGCCGCCCGGCGTGCACCAGCAAGCCCTGCTGCGCCTGGACGTGGAGGACGGCCGGGTCCTGGGCGAACGGCCGATCCGGCCCTACGTCCGACCCTGGTACGGACTGGCGCGGGAAAGCGCCCTCTGGCGCTATCTGCGCCACCGCCGCCAGCTCGGCTTCCAAACGCTGCGCGACCTGATCCTGGGCAAGGAACCCGAGATATTCCAGGCCAACATGGCGCCCCGGGCCGTGGCCGAGCGCCTGGCCGACGTCCGGGCGGCCACGGACTATCTCTTCGGCGAACTGGACCGGGCGAGCCAGGCCCAGGGCGCGCGGCTCGTCCTGCTCATGGACGGCGACCGGGGGGCCATCGAGGCCGGGCATCCCGGCACGTCCGACGCCCTGATCCTGAACCGCCTCTCCGCCGAGCTGGCCGCGCGGCGCGGCATCCCGTTCCTGGATCTGCATCCGGCGTTCGCCGCCGATTTCGCCGACGAACACCAGCCCTTCGCCTTTCCCCACGACGGGCACTGGAACGCCCGCGGCCATGCCGTGGCGGCCAGGGCCCTGGCCGCCTTTCTCAGAGATCGTGGCCTGATCCCCTGA
- a CDS encoding NAD(P)/FAD-dependent oxidoreductase codes for MRSSDLLDLIVIGAGASGLFLSLLAARRGLSVTVLEHGPATGRKLRASGGGRCNLTNLAAGPEDYFSDNPHFCKSALARFTPAEALAAFAEFGLAFEEKAPGQMFCVQGARRLAEALEAACREAGAGIVLNCPVRAVAGPAPFRVETGTGIFEAPRLAVACGGPSWPNLGASDLAFRLARQFGLDVVEPRPALAPLVLSGGQARLCRDLAGLSLTEARVACGGRSFLGGLLFTHRGLSGPAVLEASCLWRPGLDVAVDFLPGRDLEDLLRQGRGEFRGLTKTFLRRLLPDRLVAALAPPGAAERPMAQLSNAELAETARAFQNFTATPSDTEGLAKAEVTAGGVDTRDISSKTMECRKIPGLFFLGEALDVTGRLGGFNLQWAWSSAAAAAASF; via the coding sequence ATGCGTTCATCCGACCTGCTCGATCTGATCGTCATCGGGGCCGGGGCCTCGGGCCTCTTCCTGTCCCTCCTGGCCGCCCGGCGCGGCCTGTCCGTCACCGTGCTGGAGCACGGCCCGGCCACGGGCCGCAAGCTGCGCGCCTCGGGCGGCGGCCGCTGCAACCTGACCAATCTGGCCGCCGGGCCCGAGGACTACTTCTCGGACAACCCGCACTTCTGCAAGTCCGCCCTGGCCCGCTTCACCCCGGCCGAAGCCCTGGCCGCGTTCGCGGAGTTCGGGCTCGCCTTCGAGGAGAAAGCCCCAGGCCAGATGTTCTGCGTCCAGGGCGCGCGCCGGCTGGCCGAGGCCCTGGAGGCGGCCTGCCGCGAGGCCGGGGCGGGCATCGTCCTGAACTGCCCGGTGCGCGCGGTGGCGGGACCGGCCCCCTTCCGCGTGGAAACCGGGACCGGGATCTTCGAAGCCCCACGACTAGCCGTGGCCTGCGGCGGCCCGTCCTGGCCGAACCTGGGGGCCTCGGACCTGGCCTTCCGCCTGGCCCGCCAGTTCGGCCTCGACGTGGTCGAACCCCGGCCCGCCCTGGCGCCCCTGGTCCTCTCCGGCGGTCAGGCCCGGCTCTGCCGCGACTTGGCCGGGCTCTCCCTGACCGAGGCGCGCGTGGCCTGCGGCGGCCGATCCTTCCTGGGCGGCCTGCTGTTCACCCACCGGGGCCTGTCCGGCCCGGCCGTGCTGGAGGCCTCCTGCCTCTGGCGGCCCGGCCTGGACGTGGCCGTGGACTTCCTGCCCGGCCGCGACCTGGAGGATCTGCTCCGCCAAGGCCGCGGGGAATTCCGGGGCCTGACGAAAACCTTCCTGCGCCGTCTCCTGCCCGACCGGCTCGTGGCGGCGCTGGCTCCGCCCGGCGCGGCCGAGCGGCCCATGGCCCAGCTCTCCAACGCCGAGCTGGCCGAGACGGCCCGAGCCTTCCAGAATTTCACGGCCACCCCCTCCGACACCGAGGGCCTGGCCAAGGCCGAGGTCACGGCCGGGGGCGTGGACACCCGGGACATCTCCTCCAAGACCATGGAGTGCCGGAAGATTCCAGGCCTCTTTTTCCTGGGCGAGGCGTTGGACGTGACCGGCAGACTGGGGGGCTTCAACCTTCAGTGGGCTTGGTCCTCGGCCGCTGCCGCCGCCGCGTCGTTCTGA